One window of Nymphaea colorata isolate Beijing-Zhang1983 chromosome 1, ASM883128v2, whole genome shotgun sequence genomic DNA carries:
- the LOC116264187 gene encoding lactoylglutathione lyase GLX1, which yields MASEHEAEKAVPTDDLLEWPQKDKRRFLHAVYRVGDLERTIKFYTECFGMKLLRKRDVPEEKYSNAFLGFGPEESSFVVELTYNYGVDKYDIGTGFGHFAIATEDVYKMVEDIRAKGGKIKREPGPVKGGTTVIAFVEDPDGYVFELIQRGPTPEPLCQVMLRVGDLERSIKFYEKACGMRVVKTVDRPEYKYSIAMLGYDEEEKTTVLELTYNYGVTEYTKGNAYAQVALSTEDVYKSAEVVRRVTQELGGKITREPGPIPGINTKITSFLDPDGWKVVFVDHADFLKELPKGE from the exons ATGGCATCTGAACATGAAGCTGAAAAGGCTGTTCCTACTGACGATCTACTGGAATGGCCCCAGAAAGACAAACGCCGCTTCTTACATGCTGTTTATCGTGTTGGAGACTTGGAGAGAACCATAAA ATTCTATACCGAATGCTTTGGAATGAAGCTATTAAGGAAAAGAGACGTTCCAGAAGAAAAGTACTCAAatgcttttcttggttttggGCCTGAAGAATCAAGCTTTGTTGTGGAGTTGACTTATA ATTATGGAGTTGATAAGTATGATATCGGCACTGGCTTTGGGCATTTTGCAATTGCAACTGAAGAT GTATACAAAATGGTTGAAGACATCCGGGCAAAGGGCGGGAAGATAAAACGTGAGCCAGGTCCTGTTAAAGGAGGCACAACGGTAATAGCATTCGTGGAGGATCCTGATGGGTATGTCTTCGAGCTCATCCAAAGGGGTCCCACACCTGAGCCATTATGTCAAGTTATGCTCCGTGTGGGAGATCTAGAACGATCTATCAAGTTCTATGAAAAG GCATGCGGAATGAGGGTGGTGAAGACAGTTGACAGGCCTGAGTACAAG TATTCTATAGCTATGCTTGGttatgatgaagaagaaaaaacaacagTCCTGGAGCTGACATACAATTATGGTGTGACTGAATACACCAAAGGCAATGCATATGCACAG GTTGCTCTCAGTACTGAAGATGTTTATAAAAGCGCTGAGGTTGTTCGTCGGGTTACACAAGAGCTAGGTGGTAAAATAACTCGCGAGCCAGGTCCTATTCCAGGAATCAATACGAAAATCACCTCTTTCCTTGATCCTGATGGTTGGAAAGTG GTTTTCGTGGATCATGCTGATTTCCTGAAGGAGCTTCCTAAGGGAGAGTGA